CGTGCACGTGATCTTTAACCAACATTCGCTCTGTAATTTCAAGCTCTAAATTATTTAAATCAAATTCGTATTTAGAACACGCATCTTTGACATTTTTCAGTAAAATATCTTCTTCAAATTGATTTGCCGCAACATTTACCGCCACAGATAAATTCGGTCTGATAGTATTTAATATCTTACCATCTCTACAAGCCTGAAGCAATACCCAAGTTCCTATGTCTTTTATAATGCCCATCTCTTCTGCTAGTGGAATAAATTTATTCGGAGACACTAACCCTTCCTTTGGATGCTCCCATCTTATAAGAGCCTCAGCGCTCACTATCTTCTCTGTATTCAAGTCCACAATTGGTTGATAGTATAGTACAAATTCATTCTTATCAAGTGCCATTCTAAGATACGTCGCAAGCTCTAACCTGTCACTTGAATTACTCTCTATTTCGTCAGAATAAAATTTATATCCATTTTTACCATTTTCTTTTACATAATTCATCGCTATCTGAGCTTTCCTCAATAGTGATTCTTTCGAATTACCATCTAAAGGATATGTCGAAATACCCATGCTACAAGTCATAGTAACAGTTGTACCAGCGAGTCTTAACGGCTCTTTTATCTTATCTTGCAAATGTTTTATCCATTTTACAAAAGATACATAACTTTTACTCTCAACTATCATGGCAAATTCGTCTCCACTTATTCTAGACAATATAGTATGATTTGGCAATGCTTTAAGCTGCTCTGCAATATGTCTAAGCACTTGATCTCCGCTACTATGTCCTATAGCTTCATTTATTATTCTGAAATTATCTAGCCCCACAATAACTACATTAAATAACTGTTTTTGGGGAGCATTTTTAATTATCATTTGATTTAATGATTCTACAAATATGTTTTTTCTAGGCAATTCTGTTATAGAGTCATGATTTCTCAAATAATCTATGTTCTTTTCAGCACGCTCTAATGCCGTTGCATCTTCAAATATTCCTATATATTTTGTTCCATCATCCTCTTCTATCCTAGCCAAACTAATTTTTTGAAGATAAGTTTCTCCATTCTTTCTTCGCTGTCTAATCTCGCCTTTCCAATTTCCCCTCGAAAGTAATACATCGTACATATCTCTTTCATCATCGTGCTCATACGGAATATTTGAAAATTTGAGCCTCTTTCCTAATACTCTCTCTTCAGAAAAACCCGTTATATTTACAAAGGCATCGTTTATATACACCACTCTAAATTTGTCATCGGTTATAAACATTCCTTCTTTAGCTTTAGCCAAAATTTGTGAATTCAAAAAAAGCTCTGCTTCTATTCTCTCTCTTTCAACCATCTCTCTCTTTAGTTTTTCTGTTTGTCCTCTGCTTTTTAGTATTTCAAGACTGATTTGATCAACCATTTTATTTACAGCATTCGCAAGCACGCCTATTTCATTTTGATATGCTATCAAATGAGTTGGTAATCTAGTCATATAATTTCCGTTTTCCAGCTCTTTTATTCCTAGCTGCATTTCATTAATAGGTTTAGTTATTGCCATTCCACTTTTATACGCTGCAAATATAACTATCAAAACAATCAATGCCATAGACATAACATATTCTAATATCAGTCTCCATATAGGTGCATAAATCTCATTTTTGGGTACTACCATTCCAAGATACCATTCATTTTCTAGTTCTATAAAGGCAAATTCTTTAACTATACCGTTGTATTCTATCTCTTCAGCACCTTGCTTTTTAAGCTCCATTTGTTTGGTAAGTTCTATATACTGCCCGCTATTAAGTTCCTTAAGGTTTTTGCCACTAAGCTCTCTATGAACTATATAATTATAATTTTCATCAATTAGCATTCCATATCCTGTCTCATAAATTTGTATACTATTTATAATCCCTTTTAGATAGTCCGTATCCAAATCTAAAAGCAAAAAACCTACTAAAATACCATCTTGTAATATTGGTTCATAATATGTAACCTCATCAAGCTCTCCAGCTAATGTCAAATTAAGCCACTTTTTACCTAAATTATCAGTGTATATATCATCTCCATATTGTTCTAGGTACTCTTTAGCTAATTCACCACTTTTATAAGTGGTATTTATCTTTGTCAAGTCATCTGATTTACCACTCACCCAAATCTTATAATTAGGTTGCAGATAATTCCCCCTAAATACAATAGAAGATCGCTTAACACCCTTTGATTCCTTTAAAAATTTAGAATTAAGGTATTCCATGGCCTTCCATGCATCTTGTTTCAACACTACTTCATCACTTTTTGTATCATCGTATCCTATGGCTCGATAAAGATCATCAAAAACACTTTCAATGCTATTAGCTATCATTTCGGTTTGCCTAAACACATCATTTATCCTAGCGCTATAGTATAATACATCTTTTTGAAATATTTCATCTGAATGCTTTTT
This DNA window, taken from Tissierellales bacterium, encodes the following:
- a CDS encoding EAL domain-containing protein, with amino-acid sequence MKKISNKIIINNIMIAFLILVLIGVVSFNWASGQIKKHSDEIFQKDVLYYSARINDVFRQTEMIANSIESVFDDLYRAIGYDDTKSDEVVLKQDAWKAMEYLNSKFLKESKGVKRSSIVFRGNYLQPNYKIWVSGKSDDLTKINTTYKSGELAKEYLEQYGDDIYTDNLGKKWLNLTLAGELDEVTYYEPILQDGILVGFLLLDLDTDYLKGIINSIQIYETGYGMLIDENYNYIVHRELSGKNLKELNSGQYIELTKQMELKKQGAEEIEYNGIVKEFAFIELENEWYLGMVVPKNEIYAPIWRLILEYVMSMALIVLIVIFAAYKSGMAITKPINEMQLGIKELENGNYMTRLPTHLIAYQNEIGVLANAVNKMVDQISLEILKSRGQTEKLKREMVERERIEAELFLNSQILAKAKEGMFITDDKFRVVYINDAFVNITGFSEERVLGKRLKFSNIPYEHDDERDMYDVLLSRGNWKGEIRQRRKNGETYLQKISLARIEEDDGTKYIGIFEDATALERAEKNIDYLRNHDSITELPRKNIFVESLNQMIIKNAPQKQLFNVVIVGLDNFRIINEAIGHSSGDQVLRHIAEQLKALPNHTILSRISGDEFAMIVESKSYVSFVKWIKHLQDKIKEPLRLAGTTVTMTCSMGISTYPLDGNSKESLLRKAQIAMNYVKENGKNGYKFYSDEIESNSSDRLELATYLRMALDKNEFVLYYQPIVDLNTEKIVSAEALIRWEHPKEGLVSPNKFIPLAEEMGIIKDIGTWVLLQACRDGKILNTIRPNLSVAVNVAANQFEEDILLKNVKDACSKYEFDLNNLELEITERMLVKDHVHAENILRELKELGVRVAIDDFGTGYSSLNYLKSFAVDKLKVDKSFVDPIEVGNEDLIAPVIIQLAKGLKLSAVAEGIETKKQAEYLRRQNCEYGQGYYYSKPIPFDEFMKLLKENENS